One segment of Rhinatrema bivittatum chromosome 14, aRhiBiv1.1, whole genome shotgun sequence DNA contains the following:
- the LOC115075607 gene encoding myeloid-associated differentiation marker homolog: MDYRSLLFPLGIIRFFQIFLSCTAFSLVASVKAFDGSYGAWCMFTWFFCFIVTVFIVLLEFTGLYRKLPLSWEDFTSAFSMLATLMIFTTSIIYPSIYLKGGCSGHVCACMGSATAMSILCFIAYALEVGLTRAKPGEISGFLSTIPGLLKVFEAYVACLIFSLLDNGHLYNANGGRQWCMAVYCICFIITTLIIFLTIGRLLASLPFPFEKSLIGYNVLAVLMYLSAAIVWPIFCFRDNPTRPSSCDSYPSCVWNSLLGATFLTYINLIAYIMDLFYSTRMVFFTASS, encoded by the coding sequence ATGGATTATCGCTCCCTGTTGTTCCCTCTGGGCATCATCCGCTTCTTTCAGATCTTCCTCTCCTGCACAGCTTTCAGCCTGGTGGCCAGTGTGAAGGCATTTGATGGCTCTTATGGTGCATGGTGTATGTTTACTTGGTTCTTCTGCTTCATTGTCACTGTTTTCATAGTGTTGCTGGAGTTCACTGGTCTCTACCGCAAGCTTCCACTTTCATGGGAggacttcacctctgcattcTCCATGCTGGCAACACTCATGATCTTCACCACATCTATCATCTACCCGTCCATCTATCTCAAGGGTGGCTGCAGTGGccatgtatgtgcatgtatgggtTCTGCCACAGCCATGTCAATCCTGTGTTTCATTGCCTACGCACTGGAGGTGGGGCTGACCAGAGCCAAACCAGGAGAAATCAGTGGCTTCTTATCCACCATTCCTGGACTCCTGAAAGTTTTTGAAGCTTACGTTGCTTGTTTGATCTTCTCCCTGTTGGATAATGGTCACTTATACAATGCCAACGGCGGCCGCCAGTGGTGCATGGCAGTCTACTGCATCTGTTTCATCATCACCACACTCATCATCTTCCTCACCATTGGCCGGCTTCTGGCTAGTCTGCCTTTCCCATTTGAGAAGTCTCTCATTGGTTACAATGTGCTGGCTGTGCTGATGTACCTCTCGGCTGCTATTGTTTGGCCAATATTCTGTTTTAGGGACAATCCTACCAGGCCTTCTAGCTGTGATTCTTATCCAAGTTGTGTGTGGAACAGCCTTCTTGGGGCAACCTTCCTCACCTACATTAACCTTATTGCCTACATCATGGACCTCTTTTATTCCACCAGGATGGTTTTCTTTACAGCCTCATCCTAA